In Chitinispirillales bacterium ANBcel5, the genomic window GATGGGGGGCTTGAAACCGCGCTCCAATTGTGGCCTGAAACAAGTGATGTAAGGCTCGATTCTCCCTGGCCCGAAATTCTTTGTGAAGCACAGAAAATTGTAGGGATGCCAAGGGGAATCGGTACACATTGTGGTGGGGTGGTTATAACACCCGGCCCTGTAAACAGGCATGCCCCGGTTCAGTATTCTGCAAGCGGAGTTCCTATTATTCAGTGGGAAAAGGATGGGGCAGAGGCCATGGGGCTGGTAAAGATAGATCTGCTCGGTAACCGCTCACTTGCCGTGATACGCGACGCAATTATAAATGTAAAAAAGGAAAACAGGGAGTTTGATGAGTCGCGATGGGATCCTCAGAGTGACCCCGCGACCATAGCGCTTTTTGCCCGCGGAGAGAGCATAGGGGTATTTTATGTTGAATCTCCGGCGATGCGCCTGCTTCAGAAAAAGAGCGCAAAGGGTGATTTTGAGTATCTGGTCATTCATTCCTCAATTATCCGTCCGGCTGCAAACAGCTATATTCAACAGTATCTTAAAAGACTTCACGGTGCTCCCTACAAAATGCTTCACCCTCTTCTTAACGGGGTTCTTGATGAGACGTTTGGTATTATGGTCTACCAGGAGGATGTGGCACGAGTGGCGATGGCCTTAGCCGGATTTGATTCACAGGATGCCGACACGTTGCGCAAGATTATGTCTAAAAAGATACACAACAAGCGCTTTGAAGATTACAGGGTAAAGTTTTTCAGTGGAGCAGAGGCTAAGGGAGTAAACGTATCGGTTATAAACGCTGTATGGAATATGATGCTTTCTTTTTGCGGCTACTCTTTCTGTAAGCCTCACTCTGCAAGTTATGTTCAGGTTTCGTTTCAATCAGCATACCTTAAAGCACACTTTCCTGCTGCGTTTATGGCTGCTGTTTTATCAAACTACGGGGGGTATTATTCAACCCAGGCGTATATCAGCGAAGCAATGCGGCTGGGAGTTAAAATTATCCCGCCAGATATAAATTTAAGTTCAGTAAACTTTCAATCCCGTAATAACAGTATCATTGTAGGGTTCTGCCAAATCAAGAGTTTGACATTTGCGGCTCAGAGAACAATCGTTCAGGAACGTAACGCAGGAGGAAATTACCATAGCTTTGAGGATTTTTACCGGCGTACAAAACTGGATGAATCCGATATGGAGCGTCTTACCCTGGCAGGAGCATTTGATACTATATGTAAGCCGATGAACCGGGCCCAGCAGTTTTGGTTGATGCGTACCTGTTACAAAGGTGCAAAAGCCAGGACCACCGCGCCACGGCTCAAACCACTTTCGCACAGACAGTTTCTGGCTTATCAGTACAAAGTATTGGGATTTTTAACTCCTGATCACCCTGTTAGCTATGTTAAAACATCCGGGAGAGAAAAATTTATTAAAATCAGGCAGATCGAGAGACTTCGCGGCACAAGGGTACGCTTTCTTGGCTGGTGTATTACATCAAAAACCGTTTCCACAAAGGTGGGGGATAGTATGGTGTTTGTAAGTTTTGAAGATGAGACCGGAATATGTGAATCGGTACTTTTCCCCCAGGTGTATAAAAGGTGTGCCTATCTGCTTTCATTTCAGACAGCACTGGTGGTGAGTGGAAAAGTAACAGAGGAATTTGGGGTAAAGGTGGTTGATGTTGAACGTATAGAGCGTCCCTGAAACGCTCATTTTTCACGACTATCAAAAAGCGTGTGATTAAACCTCATTGTAAGCAGAAACATATTTGATAGATCCACGCCATTTTCGATTAAGTGTACACCCTGGGTATATCTGAAATCCACTGTTCCATCGGCAACTGTTCTTCCATAGCTTAAGTCTATTCTGCCATAGGAGGGTGCTTCGTAGAATGGGTCACTGAAAAGCTGATTGTTTCCTTCACCTTTATAGGCGGTGGCTTTCAGTCCCAGATTAAACGCGCTTATCTTACCCTGCGCGATTATCCCACCAGGAGTATTCCATGACGAGCCGTCTCTTCTGAGGCGATCGAGTGTAACCAGGTATCCGGTTGAGAACATAAGCGTATCAATATAGCGCATCCCGTTTTGTTTGTAGCCAATACTCGCCATCGCTCCACCATTATCGATCACCCCGGTGCCCCGTTCCCGAACAGCCGGGCCGACCATATGAAACATCTTAAAGTGATGGTCAAAAAAGAGCTGGTTATACCGGGCGGATCCCGAGAAGCCGAAAAGAAAATGCTCAGGATCATCATCGGTTCTTCGGCTGACCCAATCTACCCACACATCTTGGGTGAAATAATCATTAAAGACCCGAAAGTAAGCGCCCTGAAGATTTGGGCGAAAATAGCCGGTGCTGTCTGAAAAGAGCGCAAGTGGATAGCTGAGGGTTTCATCTCGTGGGAAACTACCCATATAAAAGAGTGCGTGTGGGCCACTGAATTTATAGTAGAGTAAGAGGTTGGGGTCATTGAGATCCGGGGAAGCGCCAAGTTCCTGAAAATAGGATGCCCCTACTCTCAACTGATAACTCTGGTTTCGGGTAAAGCCCAGCGTCGTTCTGAGTCGTCCGCCAAAGATCGTCTGATCGGTAGTCACAGAGTTATTATATTCACGATTATCCAAAATACCATCAAACGAGGCTTGAAAGTCTATTTGCTGCTGTCCTGATACGTTTTGAACAAGAAACACACCCACGAATAAAAACAGATATAGTAACACGTCTAAAACTCCTTTTTTTTAACACTACATAATAT contains:
- the dnaE gene encoding DNA polymerase III subunit alpha, with the protein product MPALLSVLSYYSLMTGVLSPRAICSKAKELGYDAVAITDTDNLYALPAFIDSCKEQGMRAIIAAKITADQGSLLLYADGEKGYQNLCRVISEIHCSKTFNLVTSMKADPSGLYAVSQNQRVLMSLRTILPVYYHMVKPRIVPSWVKKSGIEALVIPQTIFTSSDQYQVHRMLNAIRNNTTLSRVNEKELYSADALIKPWDEIKDRFEVFEKELALTEDFAEKIISRKEFGHCIMPEFKSGSSASQLLRSKAFEGAKRRYGEISEKVEKRLLYELSLIESKNFCGYFLIVDDIVKQSPRTCGRGSGAASIVAYCLGITNVDPIRYNLMFERFLNPGRTDPPDIDIDFAWDERDAVIQYVFDKYGTEHTAMVATHQTCGMRMAIREVARVFGCTEQEISEVTKKIPWFTEIPEGDGGLETALQLWPETSDVRLDSPWPEILCEAQKIVGMPRGIGTHCGGVVITPGPVNRHAPVQYSASGVPIIQWEKDGAEAMGLVKIDLLGNRSLAVIRDAIINVKKENREFDESRWDPQSDPATIALFARGESIGVFYVESPAMRLLQKKSAKGDFEYLVIHSSIIRPAANSYIQQYLKRLHGAPYKMLHPLLNGVLDETFGIMVYQEDVARVAMALAGFDSQDADTLRKIMSKKIHNKRFEDYRVKFFSGAEAKGVNVSVINAVWNMMLSFCGYSFCKPHSASYVQVSFQSAYLKAHFPAAFMAAVLSNYGGYYSTQAYISEAMRLGVKIIPPDINLSSVNFQSRNNSIIVGFCQIKSLTFAAQRTIVQERNAGGNYHSFEDFYRRTKLDESDMERLTLAGAFDTICKPMNRAQQFWLMRTCYKGAKARTTAPRLKPLSHRQFLAYQYKVLGFLTPDHPVSYVKTSGREKFIKIRQIERLRGTRVRFLGWCITSKTVSTKVGDSMVFVSFEDETGICESVLFPQVYKRCAYLLSFQTALVVSGKVTEEFGVKVVDVERIERP